The sequence CACGGACGGGTTGACGGCCGCGTACATGTTGGACGGCAGCGTCCAGGGCGTGGTGGTCCAGATGAGGAGCGCGGTGTCCGGCGTGTCGCTCAGCGGGAAGGCGACGTAGACGCTCGGGTCATCCACCGACTTGTAGCCGAGGCCCACCTCGGCGGCGCTCAGCGCGGTGCCGCCCTGCGGCCACCACCACACCACTTTGTGGCCCTGATAGAGCAGGCCCTTCTTGTACAGCTCGGCCAGCGCCCACCAGACGCTCTCCACGAAGCTGCGGTGGTAGGTGACGTAGGCCGTCTTGAGGTCCACCCAGAAGCCGATGCGCTCGGTGAGGCGCTCCCACTCGGTGGTGTAGCGGAAGACGGACTCGATGCAGCGCTCGGTGAAGGGCTCGACACCGTAGCGCTCGATTTCGGCCTTGCCGTGGATGCGCAGTTCCTTCTCGACCTCCACCTCCACGGGCAGGCCGTGGGTGTCCCAGCCGGCCTTGCGGGGGACGTAGTGGCCGCGCATCGTCTGGTAGCGCGGGAAGAGGTCCTTGATGACGCGGGTGAGGACGTGGCCGTTGTGGGGCAGGCCGTTCGCGGTGGGCGGGCCCTCGTAGAAGACGAAGCTGGGGGCCCCCTCGCGGCCCTCGAGCGTGCGCTCGAAGATGCGGCGCTCCTTCCAGAAGGAGAGGGTGCGGCGCTCGTCGGCGGGGAAGTCGAGTTCGGTGGAGACCGTGGAAAAGAGAGGCTGAGCCATGGCGCGCGGAAGATAGCACCGGGCCCACGGCCTGTTACGCAACCAATTCGGGCTCCGGTCCGCATGGACGGAGGAGCCGCTCATGGAGCGTTAGATATCAGTGGAAGCCGCACTTTCTGCCTGGTGCTCGATGTCCGCCAGACGCTCCTTGAGCGCTTTGACGAGCGCCGCGTAGGAGTCGCTGCCGAGCACGAGCCGCTTCGGGGCGGGGGTCTGATCGACGCTCGCGATCATCCGCTGAACCATCCTGACCGGGTCGCCATTGGGAAGACGGCTGCGGTCCTCCAGGAAGGCGTGGACCCTCCCGGCAGGGGTTCCCTCGTAGGCAGGTAGTTTCGCGCCGACCTGTGCGCTTCCGAAGCGGAACCCGGTCCTCGCGCCGCCAGGCTCGATGATGGTCACTCCAATGTTGAAAGGGGCGAGCTCCTGCATCATGGCCTCTGTGAAGCCTTCGATGCCCCATTTGCTCGCATGGTAGAGCGAGCCACCGGCGCCCGCCGCCTGTCCGCCGTAGGTAGAGATCTGGAGGATCCGTCCGCCGCCCTGACTGCGCAGGTGTGGCGTGGCAGCGCGGATGACCTGAATCGAGCCGACCAGATTCGTCGCGAGCTCGTGGTCGATTTGCTCTTCGGAGAGCCCCTCCGCGGCGCCGAACAGGCCGTAGCCGGCATTGTTGACGATGACGTCAATCCGGCCGAGCTCGCTGAACGCCCGGTTGACGACGCTCCTGACTGCGGCGGTGTCGGTGACATCCAGCTGCGCCAGCCAGAGAAGCGTGCCGTAGCGAGCCTTCAGGCCGTTCATCGAATCCAGCTTGCGGACGGTACCGGCGACGCGCTCTCCGCGCTCGAGGAGCTGCTCTGTCATGTGGCGGCCGAAGCCGCTGCTCACGCCTGTGATGAACCAGGTCCTGTTTGTCATGGGACGAGTCCTTTCCGCCGCGAGGTGGATGCAGGCATCATTCGCTCTCTGACGTTCATGGACAATCCATGGCCTCGAGGACACACTGGAACCCATGGCGTACCAATCCGAACATGCGCTCGAGGAGCTTCGGGCTTTCGTCGCGGTCGTCGAAGCCCAGGGCTTCAGCGCGGCGGCCCGCGCGATGCACGGGCGAAAGGCGACGCTCAGCAAGCGCGTTCAGGACCTGGAGGAGCGCCTTGGCGTGCCGCTGCTCGTTCGGACCACGCGCTCCCTTCGGCTAACGGAAGAGGGGCGGGCCTACTTCGAGCACGCGTCGCGGGCCCTTTCATCCGTGCGAGATGCCGAGGCCGCGGTCCTCGCCGCGAAAGCGGAGCCGCGAGGCGTCTTGCATGTCACGACCTCTGCGTCGATAGCGGCGCTCGTGCTCGACAACGTCGTCGCGACCTACCTCTCCAGGCACTCCGCGGTCCGCATCGAGCTCGATGTGTCCGAGCGCCGGGGTGACCTCGTGCGCGACGGCTTCGACCTCGCGGTGTGGGCGGGCGCTCTGGACGACTCGTCCCTCGTCGCGCGAAGGCTGGGTGTCGCGGCAGGCGGGTACTACGCGAGTCCCGAGTACCTCTCGCGAAGGTCGACGCCGCGCTCACCGGAAGACCTCGGGGCCCATGACACCATCGCGGTGCCCAAGGGCGACGCGCCGGCGGATTGGGCCTTCGTTGCCGCCGGGAAGCGGAAGCGCGTCTCTCTCCGGCCGCGCCTTGTGGTGACCGACCTGGCGCTGGCGGTTCGAGCCGCGGCCGCCGGGCTGGGCATCGTTCGTGCTCCGCGCTCGGTCGCGGAGCCGTACCTCGCGAAGAGGCAGCTCGTGCCGGTCCTGGCCGAAATGACGCCGCCGGGGCTCGAGGTGTTTGCCGTCTTTCCGCCCGGCGGCGCGCTCGTTCCGAAGACGCGCGTGTTCGTCGACCTGCTACAGCAGTGGTTCGACAGAGGCCGAGGAGCGGCCGCTCGTCAGGCCACCAACTCCAGCTCGACCTTCTCCAGGTAGCCCGGCACGTACGCCTTCCAACCCTTGGCTCGGACGCGCTGGCGCAGGGCCTCCAGGGCCTCGGGCTCGCCGTGGACGAGGAGCGTCTGTCGGGGAGGCGACTCGAAGCCCTCCATCCAGCGCATCGTCTCCGTCCAGTCCGCGTGCGCGGAGAAGCCACTCACGGAGCGGACCTCCGCCGCCACCGGCACCATCTGCCCGTGGATGCGCAGCTCCTTCTCGCCATCCAACAGCCGCCGCCCGCGCGAGCCCACCGACTGGTAGCCCACGAACAGCACCGTGTTCCTCGGGTCCGGCAGCCGGTGCTTCAGGTGGTGCAGCACGCGCCCGCCCGTGGCCATGCCCGACGCGGAGATGATGACCGCAGGGCCCTCGTGCATGTTCAGCCGCTTGCTCTCGTTGGGCGACGTCACGAACTTCGTGCGCCGCGTGGCCAAGGGAGACGCCCCGCGCTCCACCAGCGACTTCATCACGAGGTCGTGCTCCTCCGGGTGCGCCAGGTAGATGGGCGTCGCGTCGCACGCCATCGGCGAGTCCACGAATACGTCCACCACCGGAATGCGCTTCTCGTCCTCCAACTGGCGCAGGTGGTAGAGCAGCTCCTGCGTCCGCCCAATCGCGAAGGCGGGAATCACCACCACGCCGCCGCGCTCGAAGGCGCCCGTCACGGCCTCAGCCAGCGCGTCCATGGGCCGCGTTACTTTGTGCTGCCGGTCCCCGTAGGTGCTCTCCACCACCAGCGTCGTGGCCGAGGACACGCTCTGCGGGTCCCTCAGGATGGGCGCGTGGTAGCGGCCCAGGTCTCCGCTGAACACCACGCGCTGCCGCGTGCTCTTCAGGTCGAACACGCACACCGCCGAGCCCAGGATGTGGCCCGCCCGGTAGAAGGTCAGGGTGATGCCCGGGAGGATTTCCTTCGGCCGCTCGTAGCCGAACGTCTCCAGGAGCCCCACCGCGCGCTCCGCGTCCGACACCGTGTACAGCGGCAGCGCCGGACGGTGCTTGGAGAAGCCCTCCTTGTTCGCATAGCGCGCCTCCTCCTCTTGCAGGTGCGCCGAGTCCGGCAGGAGCAGGGCCGCCAGGTCTCTCGTCCCCGGTGTGGCGTAGACGGGGCCGTCGTAGCCCTCGCGCACCACCCTGGGCAGGCCCCCGGTGTGGTCGATGTGAGCGTGCGTCAGGACGATGGCGTCCAGGCTGGACGGTGGGAGGGGGAGCGGCTGCCAGTTCCGCTGGCGGAGCTCCTTCTGTCCCTGGAACAGGCCGCAGTCCACGAGCACCTTCCGGCCATCGTGCTCGAGGAGGAACTTGGAGCCGGTGACGGTACCGGCGGCACCGAGAAAGTGGAGGGAGGCCATGGGCTCCACTCTAGCGTGATAACGTGTATCGCCCATGAGCAACTCCGAGCGACCTTCGGGAGCGGGCCGGCCACCCGAAACCTCCGAGGACGTCCAGCAGACCCGGCCCATCGGCGAAGGCCGGCCGGGTTTCTCCGGCGCCGTCCGTCGCTTCCGCTTCACCCTTCTCGAGGGCCCTCAGCCCGGCCTCGTCAAGGACTCCAACGCGGACACCTTCTCCATCGGCTCGCACGCGCTCAATGACCTCGTCCTCGACGAGCCCACGGTGTCGCGCTTTCACTGCGAGGTGAAGATCGACCGCGACGGCGCGCGCGTGAGGGACTTGGACAGCCGCAACGGCACGGTGCTCGACGGCGTCCACGTACGCGAGGCCTGGCTGCGCGGAGGCAGCGTGCTTCGCCTGGGCCGCGTCAGCGTGCGCTTCGACTTCAGCGCGGAGAGCAACCGGCTCCTCATCTCCGAGCGCACCACCTTCGGCGAGCTCGTGGGCCAGGCCGCGGTGACGCGCGCCAGCTTCGCGCTGATGGAGCGCGCCGCCGCCAGCGACGCCACCGTGTTGCTGGAAGGGGAGACGGGCACCGGCAAGAGCCGCGCGGCCCTGGCCATCCACCGCGCGAGCACCCGCGCCTCGGGGCCGTTCCTCACCGTGGACTGCGGCGCCATCCCCGGCAACCTGCTGGAGAGCGAGCTGTTCGGCCACGAGAAGGGCGCCTTCACCGGCGCGCTCCAGCGCCGCGTGGGCGCCTTCGAGGAGGCGGACGGCGGCACCATCTTCCTTGATGAGGTGGGCGAATTGCCCTCCGAGCTCCAGCCCAAGCTGCTGCGCGTGCTGGAGGACCGCGAGATTCGCCGGCTGGGCGCCAACACGTATCAGCCCATCAACGTGCGCGTCATCGCCGCCACGCACCGGGATTTGCGCGCGGAGGTGAATGCGGGCCGCTTCCGGCCGGACCTCTTCTTCCGGCTCGCGGTGGTGCGCATCCTCATCCCCGCGCTGCGCGAGCGGCCCGAGGACATTCCGTTCATCGCTCAGCGCATCCTCGCGGCCTTCGGCGCGGACGCCGCGCAGGTGGAGGCACTGAGCACGCCGGAGTTCATCGCCCAGCTGCAGCACGCCGCGTGGCCTGGAAACGTGCGCGAGTTGCGCAACCACCTGGAGCGCTGCCTCGTGTTCCAGGACGCCATGCCGCCGGCCACCGAGGACGTGAATCCGCAGGGCGTGCTGCGCAGCCTCGTGGACCCGAAGCAGCCCTACGCCGAGGCCCGCCGCCGCGCGCTGGAGGCCTTCGAGCGCGAATACCTGGACGCGCTCATCAAGCTGCACGGCGGCAAGGTGTCGCAGGCTGCCACCGCCGCGGACATGGACCGCGTGTACCTGTACCGCCTGCTGCGCCGGCACGGGCTGCGGACCTGAGCCCGCGCCGGGACGTGAAGCGGGCCTCGGTCAGAAGCCGCTGAGCACGAGCTTGCCAATCGTGCGCCCGCTCTCCACCTGTGCGTGCGCGCGCTTGAGGTTGGCCGCGTTGATGGCGCCCAGGTCAGCGGTGAGCGTGGTGCGCAGGACTCCGGCGTCCACCAGGTCGGCGACTTCGTTGAGCAGGTGGTGCTGCGCAATCATGTCCGGCGTCTCCCAGCGGGGGCGGGTGAACATCAGCTCCCAGTGGATGGAGATGCTCTTCGACTTGAGCTTGAGGATGGGCAGCGGCGTCGATGACTCGTCGATGAGGCCGAGCGCACCCTGCGGGGCGATGGCGTCGACGATGGAGTCGAAGTGCTGCTCCGTGTGCGTGAGGCCGAGCACGTAGTCCACGCCTCGCGGCACCACGGCCTTCACCTGCTCCACCCAGGGCTTCGTGTGGTCGATGACGTGGTGCGCGCCCATGTCGCGGACCCACTTCTCGGACTCGGCGCGGGACGCGGTGGCCAGCACCGTCAGGCCCGTGAGACGACGCGCGAGCTGAATCGCGATGGAGCCCACGCCGCCCGCGCCGCCGAGGACGAGCACCGAGCCCGCGTCGTGAGGCTTGCCGATGCGGATGCGGAGCCGGTCGAACAGCAACTCCCACGCGGTGATGGCGGTGAGCGGAATCGCGGCGGCCTGGGCGAAGGTGAGCGACTTCGGCTTGCGGCCGACGATGCGCTCGTCCACCAGGTGCTGCTGCATGTTGGTGCCCGGCTTCTCCAGCGCGCCCGCGTAATAGACCTCGTCGCCCGGCTTGAAGAGCGTGGCGTCCGGGCCCACGGCGATGACGGTGCCCGCCGCGTCCCAGCCGAGCACCTTGTTCTGGCCCTTGGGGTCGACGTTCTTGCGAATCTTGTAGTCCACCGGGTTCACCGAGATGGCCTCGACGCGGACCAGCAGCTCGCGGCCCGTGGGCTTCGGGGTGGGGAGCTCGACGTCGATGAGGCTCTCGGGGTGCTCGATGGGCAGCGACTGGCGGTAGGCGATGGCTTTCATGGTTCTTCCTCGGGGGAACGCGGTGGGGGACACCGTTCGCGAGGAAGAATGGGGCCTGCACGTAATATCGGCCATTGATAGTTGACATGCTCAGGATAAGGGACGCATATCAAAGGCGTGCGCTACACCGACCTGGACATGGAGCTGCTGCGGGCGTTCGTCACGGTGGTGGACGCGGGTGGGTTCACCGCTGCTGGAGCGCGGCTCGGACGGACGCAGGCGGCCATGAGCATCCGCATCAAGCGGCTGGAGGACCTGCTGGAGCGGCAGGTGTTCGACCGGAGCAGCCGCTCGCCTGCGTTGACCCGGGATGGGGAGCTGCTGCTGAGCTATGCGCGGCAGATTCTCAAGCTGAATGACGAGACGGTTCAGCGCTTCATCGAGCCGGACAACGAGGGTGAGCTGCGGCTCGGGGTGGCGGAGTATTTCGTGCCGCAGCATCTGCCGGTGGTGCTGTCCCGCTTCACGCAGGCGTATCCGCGTGTGCACATCCAGGTGAAGGTCGGGTTGAACGACAACCTGTTCGAATCGCTCGACCGGGGTGAGCTGGACGTGGCCATCTGCCGCAGGGACCACCCGCGCCAGGGAGGACGCGTCGTGCGGCGCGAGCGGCTGCGGTGGGCGGCGGCGCAGTGGTTCCGGCCTGATGCGGCGTCGGCGCTGCCGCTGTGTTCGCTGCCGCCATCGTGCATCTTCCGCTCGCGCGGGCTCGCGGCGCTGGAGTCCATTGGACGGTCGTGGCGCGTCATCTACACGAGCGAGAGCGTCATGGGCGTCATCGCGGCGGCACAGGCCGGACTGGGTGTGGCGGTGCTTCCGGAGAGTTCTGTGTCGGGTGGACTGGTGCCGCTCTCGTCCGAGGATGGGTTCCCGGACCTGGGCGAGATTGAGCTCGCAATTTTTGGCGAGAGTGGTGAGCGCAAGCGGTTGACGTCCACGCTCGTGCGCTACATCGAAGAGAGCCTGCGCCCGAGTGAGCCTCCGCGGCTCGTCGGATGAGGGCGCTCAACGCTGACGAAGACCGTCATTACCTGGGCTGAAGGCGCTTGGCCGAAGGCTCCTGCTCGTGGGTTGAAGGTGCCCTTCGGCGCATGCGTTGGGGGTGCTCTGCAGCGAGATGAATCACCATGCTCGTGGGGGATGGTGCTCAGCGGGGAATGAGTCCATCGGCCCATGTGACAGTGCCGGCCGCGCCGCCTTGGGCCCATCTCTCCAACTTCAACAACTCACTTCCAGCGAGGCGGGGACGGCCCTGGGCGTCGGAGGTGACTTCGCTCGGAGCGGCGTGCGCGTAGACGCGCACCTCGGCCACGGAGCCGGACGCCTTGAGCGCCCGGGTGAGGACTGCTTCCGCGTGGCTTCGTGCATCTTCCTCCGCGTGCGTCCGAGCTTCATCGGGCAACAGTCGCCAGGCCAGCATGGCGTTGCCTCCCTCCAGCGCGAACATCCAGCCCGCGTCTTCCAGCACGTCACGTGCCGCGTCCAGCGCGGCATCCCGTGCGTCGAGGTCATCGTCCGTCGGCTCTTCGAGTGATTCCGGGAGCCGGACATCCACGTAGATGCCCACGGCCCAGGGCGCGGTGGTTGCCGGAGCGAGCGCTGCACGCAGGGCATCGAGGAACGTGGGCACGTCGGGCCAGCGGTCCTCGGGGCGCTTCGCGAGGCATCGCTGCACCACGGCCTCCAGCGCAGGAGTCGCCTGCACACGTTCGCCCAGTCGCGGGGGCGGGGCGTGCAGATGTTGCTCCTCCACTTCCACGGCGCTCGTGCCCTCGAAGGGGAGTTGCCCCGTGAGGAGTTGGTAGAGCAGGACTCCGAGCGCATACAGGTCCGTGCGCGCATCCACGGCCTGCCCGCGAATCTGCTCCGGAGCCATTGCCACCGGCGTGCCGAGCACGGCGCCGCCTGTCGTCAATCCCGAGAGTCCTTCCGGGGGCTGCACGCGCGCGATGCCGAAGTCCACGAGCTTCACGGTGAAGCCCTCCGCTCGCGGGAGGACCATCACGTTCTGCGCCTTGAGGTCACGGTGCAGCACGCCCCGGCCGTGCGCCAGGTGCAGTGCTCCTCCAAGTTCTTCCATCACCGTGAGTGCTTCAGCGGCGGAGAATGCTCCCCGGTGCGCGAGCCACTGGTCCACGCTCTCTCCCTCCAGCCACTCCATCGCGAGCCATGGCCGGCCGTCGCGCAACTCTCCGTACTCCAGCACCTCGACGATGTGCGGATGGTGGAGAGCCTGGAGCGTGTCCGCTTCCTGCTTGAAGCGGCGGAGGACCTCACTCACATGGTTGTACTGCTCGCGCACGATCTTGAGCGCGGCGGGGGCTCGGGTGGAGATGTGGCTTGCGCGGTAGAGCCACGCGGTGACGCCGGGATGGACGCGGGCCTCCACCACCCAGGGGCCCACCAGTGCTCCGGGTTCCAGTGCGTCTCCGTACAGGGACAGCTCCGCTCCGGGCGCTGCGTCGTAACGTGGGGGTGCTCCGGCCATGGACCCTCCGGCTGTGCGTCTCCCCCTGCTAGCACGAGCCGGGGCCCTCAGGAGGGGCCGCCTGCCTCCTGCACGAGCGCTCGCACCCGCTCCGTCCAGAGGGGCGCCTCGTGCACGGTGGCCTCGACCTCCTGTACGCGGGCCCGGACCGTGCCGTCGTCTCCGGCGGCCCTTGCGGCTCGCGCGGCCCAGACGAGGATTTCCAAGCGCTCGTCGGGAGTGGACTGCTGGCGCGCGGCTTCCACCAGCGCGGCCCAGTCCGGCGCGGCATAGGCCTGTGTGCCTCGCGCTTCGCCCACCACGCGGTGAACCACGGACAGCATCAGCCGGTCCCCGGGGAGGAGCTTCGCCTGCGTGGAGGGTTCCTCCAGCCAGGTGAGCTGGCGCGCTGCTTCCGGAATGTCGCCCAGCTCGCAGCACAGGCGCGCCACGAGCAGCGCGTCCTGTGCCATGGAGCCGGGGAAGAAACGCTGACTGAGCACTCCCGCGCGACGGGCCAGGGGCAACGCCTCCGCGGCCCGCCCCTGGTAGCCGAGCAGCAGCGCGAGATTGAAGGCCGAGGTCCGCTCAATCTGCACATTGCCCAGCTCGCGGCCCAATGTGACGGCTCGCTCCAGGTCCGCCCTCGCTCCTGCGGCGTCGCGGCGTTGCACGTGCAACACCATGCGGTTGTTGAGGGCCACGCCCAGGTGCAGCGTGTCTCCGGTGGTTTCACAGAGGACGATGGCTTCATCGAAGCGCCTCGCCGCGTCCTCCAGGTTCCCCGTCCACGCGAGCATTGCTCCGAGCATGGACAGGGCAATCGCCTCCGTCTCCGCGTCGCCTCCGGCCCGTGCGGCCTCCACGGCTCGCTCAAGGGGCGGCACCGCGCCGGTGATGTCCTCGCGCCGGACGACGACACGGGCCTGGGCCAGTGCGTGGCGTGCGGCCAGCTCAGTGGGCACGGCATCGCCCAGGCAACGGAGTGCCTGCTCCAGCAGGGCCGTGGAGCCCTCGGGGTCATCCTGCCAGTCGAGCGCGGTGGCCTCTTCGAGCAACAGGTCCGCTTCGCGCACCACGTCCCCGCATGCCTCCGCGAGCGCACGTGCCGCGCGCAGGTCCGCCAATGCATCGTCGATGCGCTGCAAGCGGTAGCGCACGCGCCCGCGTCCGGACAGCAATTCCAGACGGAGCGCGTCGTCTCCGCGCGGTAGCAACTCCAGCGCGGCGGAGTAGTGGCGCTCCGCTTCCAGGAGCCGGTGGGCCCGGCGTCCGGCCTCGGCCAGCGTGTGATGGAGCGCGAGCGCCTGAGGCAGGTCTCCGGCGGCCTCGGCGAGCCGGGCCCTTCTCGCGGCGGGAGCGTCCGGCAAGGCACGCAGTGCCGCCGCGCAGATGCGCTGCTTCAGGGACGCGGACAGCAGCGCGCCGAAGGCCTCGCGCAGGGTGGAGTGCTCGAAGCGCCAGCGCCGGGGACCGCGCGGCTCCAGCATGCCCGCGCGTGCGAGTCGTTCCAGCGCAACGCCCGGGTCCAGGGACAGGTCCAGCGTGTCGTCCGACTCCAGGTGCGCGAGCGTCGCGGACAGTTCCTCCAGACGGACCTCGTCGCCGAGCAGCGCCGCCACCTGAAGCAGCGAGCGCAATCCGGAGGGCAGGGCCGCGAGACTCCGCTCCGCCAGCCGTTCATCCGGGCGAGGACTGTCGGAGGCCAGTCCGAGCAGTGCATCCGCCGCGAGGTAGTTTCCTCCGCCTGCCTGGGCGCGAATGGCTCCGGCCGCTCGCAGCGCTCGCACCGTTTCCAGCATTCGCAGCGGTGAGCCGCCGCAGCGGTCCACCAGCTCTCGCAACACGCCCTCGGCCAACAGGTCCACGGGCTTGAGGAGCTGGCGCAGCAGCTCGCGGGCCGCATCGTCACGGAGCGGAGGCAGGTCTGCTTGCGCCGAATCCCTCGCTCGCTCACCGAAGTACGGACGCAGGCCCAACAGCCGGTGCCGTCCGGCGAGCACCACACAGAGCGATGCGTGGATTCCGGCCAGCGTCGCCAGCTCCAGCGCATCGAGCGCGGTGGGGTCCAGCGTGTGGGCGTCATCCACGAGCAGCACGAGTGGCCGCTCCACGGCGAGCCGCCACAACCGTGAGGCCAGTGCACGCGCGATGAGCTGTCGCCGCGCGGCGGGATGTGCCGTGGACCCTGCGTTCGCAAGGAGATGGCGAACGGCTTCATCGGGAGGCGTGGTCGGCGGCAGGCCGAGGACGGTGGTGATGAGGTTGCGCAGGCCGCTCTCGCTGGCACTGCCTTCGTCGGGCTGGGCCTCCACGAAGAGGGCGGACACGCCAGGCATGCCACGTAGCTCCCGATGCCATTCCGTGAGCAGGCGCGTCTTGCCCAGTCCTTCTTCACCCAACAGCGTGCGCAGCACGGGCGCGCCCGTCTCGCGCACGCGCGTGAGGCCGTCTCGCAGCCAGGACAGCTCGGCCTCGCGGCCGTGGAGTGTGTCGATGGAGGGCAACACCACCTCCGCCAACGACGCGCGGCCTACGTCGGCATTGCCCAGATGGGCACGCGCTTCATCCGTGAAGAGCAGTGGCGCGACAGCAAGAGGCTCAGCGGAAGTGGAGCGCGTGACGTCGGGATTTGGCTTCCTCTCAGCGCCTTGCCCGTGGACAGCAGGCCCGCT comes from Pyxidicoccus parkwaysis and encodes:
- a CDS encoding serine/threonine-protein kinase, producing MRCPTCHRRVAERCPLHPSAEPRPPVAPALPPEVMGFTVGGPLGRGGFGRVFSAHRDTDGREVALKVLEPLASERLEREVEALRRIGPPAAPRLLGQGTTRAGEPLVVMERIDGLTLARRLAELPGPGALPWSEAGPLMVALAEAVGHVHAAAVVHRDLKPENVMLAGARLVLLDFGLARLGATEEVEAPAVTLTRTGQRLGTHEYMAPEQCRDARTIDARADLYSLGVVFFELLCGRPPFVGDTAAVLQAHVSRRPPALKELAPWPVPAPVEALVQRLLAKDPEERFPSAAVLVEELRRVVEDAAARSGEASAPVSSRDGVARAPVAQGPRDVALLGVKTSLDAPALVSQLAVFGAELARVEAGLTVFAFPHAASVEAGLRAALKAAEALGPVLPAGSERAIHCAPLRIRERGGRMTVGGAALERPERWWPASEPHSSSAHVSVSGTRSGPAVHGQGAERKPNPDVTRSTSAEPLAVAPLLFTDEARAHLGNADVGRASLAEVVLPSIDTLHGREAELSWLRDGLTRVRETGAPVLRTLLGEEGLGKTRLLTEWHRELRGMPGVSALFVEAQPDEGSASESGLRNLITTVLGLPPTTPPDEAVRHLLANAGSTAHPAARRQLIARALASRLWRLAVERPLVLLVDDAHTLDPTALDALELATLAGIHASLCVVLAGRHRLLGLRPYFGERARDSAQADLPPLRDDAARELLRQLLKPVDLLAEGVLRELVDRCGGSPLRMLETVRALRAAGAIRAQAGGGNYLAADALLGLASDSPRPDERLAERSLAALPSGLRSLLQVAALLGDEVRLEELSATLAHLESDDTLDLSLDPGVALERLARAGMLEPRGPRRWRFEHSTLREAFGALLSASLKQRICAAALRALPDAPAARRARLAEAAGDLPQALALHHTLAEAGRRAHRLLEAERHYSAALELLPRGDDALRLELLSGRGRVRYRLQRIDDALADLRAARALAEACGDVVREADLLLEEATALDWQDDPEGSTALLEQALRCLGDAVPTELAARHALAQARVVVRREDITGAVPPLERAVEAARAGGDAETEAIALSMLGAMLAWTGNLEDAARRFDEAIVLCETTGDTLHLGVALNNRMVLHVQRRDAAGARADLERAVTLGRELGNVQIERTSAFNLALLLGYQGRAAEALPLARRAGVLSQRFFPGSMAQDALLVARLCCELGDIPEAARQLTWLEEPSTQAKLLPGDRLMLSVVHRVVGEARGTQAYAAPDWAALVEAARQQSTPDERLEILVWAARAARAAGDDGTVRARVQEVEATVHEAPLWTERVRALVQEAGGPS